One genomic region from Balaenoptera acutorostrata chromosome 1, mBalAcu1.1, whole genome shotgun sequence encodes:
- the IQGAP3 gene encoding ras GTPase-activating-like protein IQGAP3 isoform X2, with product MEGRGTGPGRATYERLTAEEMDEQRRQNVAYEYLCRLEEAKRWMEACLKEELPSPVELEESLRNGVLLAKLGHCFAPSVVPLKKIYDVEQLRYQATGLHFRHTDNINFWLSAVAHIGLPSTFFPETTDIYDKKNMPRVVYCIHALSLFLFRLGLAPQIHDLYGKVKFTAEELSNMASELAKYGLQLPAFSKIGGILANELSVDEAAVHAAVLAINEAVERGVVKDTLAALQNPSALLGNLREPLAAIYQELLAQAKMEKAANARNRNDGESQDIYDCYLTQAEIQGNINHVNVHGALEVVDDALERQSPEALLEALQDPVLALQGVSRDFADWYLEQLSSDREQKAQELGLVELLEKEEVQAGVAAANIKGDQEQATLPTARPLVLWITVLPRFHQWKADENILQSCLKCLLLLLQAVQRINKAIRRGVAADTVKELMCPEAQLPPVYPFASAVYQQELAVLQRQQQGELGQEELFVAVEMLSAVVLINRALEARDASSFWSSLVNPATGLAEVEGENAQRYFDTLVKLQQVHGMDGAFLSWNDLQATVSQVNARIQEETNQVLAVSLINEALEQNNPEKTLSSLLLPAAGLDDVSLPVAPRYHLLLVAAKKQKAQVTGDPGAVLWLEEIRQEVVRANQDTNTAQRMALGVAAINQAIKEGKAAQTERVLRNPSVGLRWVVPDCADGYQRVLEDAMAKKRRPGDTALWVQHDMKDGTAYYFHLQTFQGTWERPPSCRLNTSHLTREEIQLVVTKITAAHDRQQLWKANVGFIIRLQARLRGFLVRQKFAERSHFLRTWLPAIIKIQAHWRGYRQRKIYLERLQYLKANTNAVIKIQAWARMWAARRRYRRRLGYFQKNVNSIVKIQAFFRARKARDDYRMLVRAPHPPLSVVRRFAHLLNQSHQDFLAEAELLKLQEEVVRKIRSNQQLEQDLNLMDIKIGLLVKNRITLQEVVSHCKKLTKKNKEQLSDMMVLDKQKGLKSLSKEKRQKLEAYQHLFYLLQTQPIYLAKLIFQMPQNKTTKFMESVIFSLYNYASNRREAYLLLQLFKTALQEEIKSKVEQPQDMVTGNPTVVRLVVRFYRNGRGQSALREILGKVIQDVLEDKMLSIHTDPVHLYKSWINQTEAQTGQRSHLPYDITPEQALSHPEVQRRLDISLRNLLAMTDKFLAAIISSVDQIPYGMRYVAKVLKTTLAEKFPDATENEVYKVVGNLLYYRFLNPAVVAPDAFDIVAMAAGGALATPQRHALGAVAQLLQHAAAGKAFSRESQHLRVLNDYLEETHLKFRRFICRACHVPEPEERFAMDEYSDMVAVAKPVVYITVGELVNTHRLLLEHQDWIAPDHCDPLHELLEDLGELPTVPDLIGENVAADGNVDLSKLEVSLTLTNKFEGLETDADDTNARSLLLSTKQMLADIMQVHSGDSLKEILSLSASREQEAAHKRLMCRRQACEAQTPESLRRHRSLTAHSLLPLAEKQRRVLRNLRRLEGLGLVSASDSYQGLVDELAKDIRNQRRHRQRRKAELVKLQATFQALSTKTTFYEEQGDYYSQYIRACLDHLAPSSKSSGKGKKQPSLHYTAAQLLEKGVLVEIEDLPTSHFRNVIFDITPGDEAGKFEVNARFLGVDMERFQLHYQDLLQLQYEGVAVMKLFNKAKVNVNLLIFLLNKKFLRK from the exons TCTCTTCCTCTTCCGGCTGGGATTGGCCCCTCAGATACATGATCTATATGGGAAAGTGAAATTCACAG CTGAGGAACTCAGCAACATGGCCTCTGAACTAGCTAAATATGGCCTCCAgctgcctgccttcagcaagatcGGGGGCATCCTGGCCAATGAACTCTCGGTGGATGAGGCTGCAG TCCATGCAGCTGTTCTTGCCATCAATGAGGCAGTGGAGCGAGGAGTGGTCAAGGACACTCTGGCTGCCTTGCAGAATCCCAGTGCTCTGCTGGGGAATCTTCGAGAGCCTCTGGCAGCCATCTACCAGGAGCTGCTGGCCCAGGCCAAGATGGAGAAGGCTGCCAATGCCAGGAACCGC AATGATGGAGAAAGCCAGGACATCTATGACTGCTACCTAACTCAGGCTGAAATCCAGGGCAACATCAACCATGTCAATG TCCATGGGGCTCTAGAAGTTGTTGATGATGCCCTGGAAAGACAGAGCCCTGAGGCCTTGCTTGAGGCCCTTCAAGACCCTGTCCTGGCCCTGCAAGGAGTGAGCAGAGACTTTGCAGACTGGTACCTGGAACAGCTGAGCTCAGACAGAGAGCAGAAAGCACAG gAGCTGGGCCTGGTGGAGCTTCTGGAAAAGGAGGAGGTCCAAGCTGGTGTGGCTGCAGCCAACATAAAGGGTGATCAGGAGCAAGCCA CTTTGCCCACTGCCAGGCCTCTGGTCCTCTGGATTACAGTTCTCCCACGTTTTCACCAGTGGAAAGCAGATGAAAATATCCTGCAGAGCTGCCTCAAATGCCTCCTCCTCT tGCTCCAGGCTGTGCAGAGGATCAACAAAGCCATCCGGAGGGGCGTGGCAGCTGACACCGTGAAGGAGCTGATGTGCCCGGAAGCCCAGCTGCCTCCAGTGTACCCCTTTGCATCAGCTGTGTACCAGCAGGAGCTGGCAGTGCTCCAGCGGCAGCAGCAGGGG GAGCTTGGCCAGGAGGAGCTCTTCGTGGCCGTGGAGATGCTCTCAGCCGTGGTCCTGATCAACCGAGctctggaggccagggatgccagCAGCTTCTGGAGCAGTCTGGTGAACCCCGCCACAGGGCTGGCCGAGGTGGAAGGAGAGAATGCTCAACG GTACTTTGATACTCTGGTGAAGCTGCAACAGGTGCATGGAATGGATGGGGCCTTCCTGAGCTGGAATGATCTTCAGGCCACCGTGAGTCAGGTCAACGCCCGGATCCAGGAAGAGACCAATC AGGTCCTTGCGGTCAGCCTCATCAATGAGGCTCTGGAACAGAACAACCCTGAAAAGACCCTCTCCTCCCTTCTGCTTCCTGCGGCTGGCCTGGACGATGTCAGCCTTCCTGTTGCCCCTCGGTACCATCTCCTCCTCGTGGCGGCCAAAAAGCAGAAGGCCCAG GTGACAGGGGATCCTGGAGCTGTGCTATGGCTGGAAGAGATCCGCCAGGAAGTGGTTAGAGCCAACCAGGACACAAACACAGCTCAGAGGA TGGCTCTTGGTGTGGCCGCCATCAATCAGGCCATCAAGGAGGGCAAGGCAGCCCAGACAGAACGGGTGTTAAGGAACCCCTCCGTGGGCCTCCGATGGGTGGTTCCTGACTGTGCTGATGGGTACCAGCGAGTCCTGGAAGATGCCATGGCAAAGAAGCGGCGCCCAG GGGATACAGCGCTCTGGGTTCAACATGACATGAAGGATGGTACCGCCTACTACTTCCATCTGCAGACCTTCCAGGGGACCTGGGAGCGACCCCCCAGCTGCCGCCTCAACACCTCCCACCTGACTCGGGAGGAGATCCAG TTGGTCGTCACCAAGATCACCGCTGCCCACGACCGCCAACAGCTCTGGAAGGCCAATGTGGGCTTCATTATCCGGCTCCAGGCCCGCCTCCGCGGCTTCCTCGTTCGGCAGAAGTTTGCTGAACGTTCCCACTTTCTGAGGACCTGGCTCCCAGCAATCATCAAAATCCAG GCTCATTGGCGGGGTTACAGACAGCGGAAGATTTACCTGGAACGGTTGCAGTATTTAAAAGCAAACACGAATGCTGTAATCAAG ATCCAGGCTTGGGCCCGGATGTGGGCAGCTCGGAGGCGATACCGGAGGCGTCTGGGCTACTTCCAGAAGAAT GTTAACTCCATCGTGAAGATCCAGGCATTTTTCCGAGCCAGGAAAGCCCGGGATGACTACAGGATGTTAG TCCGCGCGCCCCATCCCCCTCTCAGCGTGGTACGCAGATTTGCCCACCTCTTGAATCAAAGCCACCAGGACTTCTTGGCTGAGGCAGAGCTGCTGAAGCTCCAGGAAGAGGTGGTCAGGAAGATCCGGTCCAATCAGCAGCTGGAGCAGGACCTCAATCTCATGGACATCAAGATTGGCCTGCTGGTGAAGAATCGGATCACCCTGCAG GAAGTGGTCTCCCACTGCAAGAAGCTGACCAAGAAGAATAAGGAACAGCTGTCAGATATGATGGTTCTGGACAAGCAGAAGGGATTAAAGTCGCTGAGCAAAGAGAAACGGCAGAAACTAGAAGCTTACCAACACCTCTTCTACCTGCTCCAG ACTCAACCCATCTACCTGGCCAAGCTGATCTTTCAGATGCCGCAGAACAAAACCACCAAGTTCATGGAATCAGTGATTTTCAGTCTATACAACTATGCCTCCAACCGCCGAGAGGCCTATCTCCTGCTCCAGTTGTTCAAGACAGCACTCCAGGAGGAAATCAA GTCGAAGGTGGAGCAGCCCCAGGACATGGTGACAGGCAACCCAACGGTGGTGAGGCTGGTGGTGAGATTCTATCGTAACGGGAGGGGGCAGAGTGCCCTGCGGGAGATCCTGGGCAAGGTGATCCAGGATGTGCTGGAGGACAAGATGCTCAGCATCCACACAGACCCTGTCCACCTCTACAAGAGCTGGATCAACCAGACCGAGGCCCAGACAGGGCAGCGCAG CCACCTCCCCTATGACATCACCCCAGAGCAGGCCTTGAGCCACCCCGAGGTCCAGAGACGACTGGACATCTCCCTCCGCAACCTCCTTGCCATGACCGATAAGTTCCTTGCAGCCATCATCTCATCTGTGGACCAAATTCC GTATGGGATGCGATATGTGGCCAAGGTCCTGAAGACAACTCTGGCAGAGAAGTTCCCCGACGCCACAGAGAATGAGGTCTATAAG GTCGTAGGGAACCTCCTGTACTACCGCTTCCTGAACCCGGCTGTAGTGGCCCCCGACGCCTTCGACATTGTGGCCATGGCAGCAGGCGGCGCCCTGGCCACCCCCCAGCGTCACgccctgggggctgtggctcaACTCCTGCAGCACGCTGCAGCTGGCAAGGCCTTCTCCAGGGAGAGCCAGCACCTGCGGGTCTTGAATGACTATCTGGAGGAGACACACCTCAAGTTCAG GAGGTTCATCTGCCGAGCCTGCCACGTGCCAGAGCCAGAAGAGCGCTTTGCGATGGATGAGTACTCAGACATGGTGGCTGTGGCCAAACCTGTGGTGTACATCACCGTGGGGGAGCTGGTCAACACGCACAGG CTGTTGCTAGAACACCAGGACTGGATCGCCCCTGATCACTGCGACCCCCTGCACGAGCTCCTGGAGGACCTTGGGGAGCTGCCCACCGTCCCTGACCTCATCG GGGAAAACGTAGCTGCGGATGGGAACGTGGATCTGAGCAAGCTAGAAGTGTCCCTGACACTGACCAACAAGTTTGAAGGGCTAGAGACAGATGCTGACGACACCAATGCCCGGAGcctgcttctgag CACCAAGCAGATGCTGGCTGACATCATGCAGGTCCACTCTGGGGATTCCCTCAAGGAGATCCTGTCCCTCTCGGCCTCCAGAGAGCAG GAAGCAGCCCACAAGCGGCTGATGTGCCGACGCCAGGCCTGTGAAGCCCAGACCCCAGAGTCGCTGCGACGACACCGCTCGCTGACAGCCCACTCCCTCCTGCCGCTGGCAGAGAAGCAACGGCGTGTCCTGCGGAACCTGCGCCGACTCGAGGGCCTGGGTTTGGTCAGCGCCAGCGACAGCTACCAGGGGCTGGTAGATGAACTGGCCAAG GACATCCGCAACCAGCGCAGGCACCGGCAGCGGCGGAAGGCAGAGCTGGTGAAGCTCCAGGCCACGTTCCAGGCCCTGAGCACTAAGACCACCTTTTATGAGGAGCAGGGCGACTACTACAGCCAGTACATCCGGGCCTGCCTGGACCACCTGGCCCCCAGCTCCAA GAGTtctgggaaagggaagaagcagcCATCTCTCCATTACACTGCTGCCCAGCTCCTGGAGAAGGGTGTCTTGGTGGAAATTGAAGATCTTCCCACCTCTCA CTTCAGAAATGTGATCTTTGACATCACCCCTGGAGATGAGGCAGGAAAGTTCGAAGTAAATGCCAGGTTCCTGGGTGTGGACATGGAGCGATTTCAGCTTCACTATCAG gACCTCCTGCAGCTCCAGTACGAGGGTGTGGCTGTCATGAAACTCTTCAACAAGGCCAAGGTCAACGTCAAccttctcatcttcctcctcaACAAGAAATTCTTGCGGAAGTGA
- the IQGAP3 gene encoding ras GTPase-activating-like protein IQGAP3 isoform X3, giving the protein MEGRGTGPGRATYERLTAEEMDEQRRQNVAYEYLCRLEEAKRWMEACLKEELPSPVELEESLRNGVLLAKLGHCFAPSVVPLKKIYDVEQLRYQATGLHFRHTDNINFWLSAVAHIGLPSTFFPETTDIYDKKNMPRVVYCIHALSLFLFRLGLAPQIHDLYGKVKFTAEELSNMASELAKYGLQLPAFSKIGGILANELSVDEAAVHAAVLAINEAVERGVVKDTLAALQNPSALLGNLREPLAAIYQELLAQAKMEKAANARNRFLQNDGESQDIYDCYLTQAEIQGNINHVNVHGALEVVDDALERQSPEALLEALQDPVLALQGVSRDFADWYLEQLSSDREQKAQELGLVELLEKEEVQAGVAAANIKGDQEQAMLQAVQRINKAIRRGVAADTVKELMCPEAQLPPVYPFASAVYQQELAVLQRQQQGELGQEELFVAVEMLSAVVLINRALEARDASSFWSSLVNPATGLAEVEGENAQRYFDTLVKLQQVHGMDGAFLSWNDLQATVSQVNARIQEETNQVLAVSLINEALEQNNPEKTLSSLLLPAAGLDDVSLPVAPRYHLLLVAAKKQKAQVTGDPGAVLWLEEIRQEVVRANQDTNTAQRMALGVAAINQAIKEGKAAQTERVLRNPSVGLRWVVPDCADGYQRVLEDAMAKKRRPGDTALWVQHDMKDGTAYYFHLQTFQGTWERPPSCRLNTSHLTREEIQLVVTKITAAHDRQQLWKANVGFIIRLQARLRGFLVRQKFAERSHFLRTWLPAIIKIQAHWRGYRQRKIYLERLQYLKANTNAVIKIQAWARMWAARRRYRRRLGYFQKNVNSIVKIQAFFRARKARDDYRMLVRAPHPPLSVVRRFAHLLNQSHQDFLAEAELLKLQEEVVRKIRSNQQLEQDLNLMDIKIGLLVKNRITLQEVVSHCKKLTKKNKEQLSDMMVLDKQKGLKSLSKEKRQKLEAYQHLFYLLQTQPIYLAKLIFQMPQNKTTKFMESVIFSLYNYASNRREAYLLLQLFKTALQEEIKSKVEQPQDMVTGNPTVVRLVVRFYRNGRGQSALREILGKVIQDVLEDKMLSIHTDPVHLYKSWINQTEAQTGQRSHLPYDITPEQALSHPEVQRRLDISLRNLLAMTDKFLAAIISSVDQIPYGMRYVAKVLKTTLAEKFPDATENEVYKVVGNLLYYRFLNPAVVAPDAFDIVAMAAGGALATPQRHALGAVAQLLQHAAAGKAFSRESQHLRVLNDYLEETHLKFRRFICRACHVPEPEERFAMDEYSDMVAVAKPVVYITVGELVNTHRLLLEHQDWIAPDHCDPLHELLEDLGELPTVPDLIGENVAADGNVDLSKLEVSLTLTNKFEGLETDADDTNARSLLLSTKQMLADIMQVHSGDSLKEILSLSASREQEAAHKRLMCRRQACEAQTPESLRRHRSLTAHSLLPLAEKQRRVLRNLRRLEGLGLVSASDSYQGLVDELAKDIRNQRRHRQRRKAELVKLQATFQALSTKTTFYEEQGDYYSQYIRACLDHLAPSSKSSGKGKKQPSLHYTAAQLLEKGVLVEIEDLPTSHFRNVIFDITPGDEAGKFEVNARFLGVDMERFQLHYQDLLQLQYEGVAVMKLFNKAKVNVNLLIFLLNKKFLRK; this is encoded by the exons TCTCTTCCTCTTCCGGCTGGGATTGGCCCCTCAGATACATGATCTATATGGGAAAGTGAAATTCACAG CTGAGGAACTCAGCAACATGGCCTCTGAACTAGCTAAATATGGCCTCCAgctgcctgccttcagcaagatcGGGGGCATCCTGGCCAATGAACTCTCGGTGGATGAGGCTGCAG TCCATGCAGCTGTTCTTGCCATCAATGAGGCAGTGGAGCGAGGAGTGGTCAAGGACACTCTGGCTGCCTTGCAGAATCCCAGTGCTCTGCTGGGGAATCTTCGAGAGCCTCTGGCAGCCATCTACCAGGAGCTGCTGGCCCAGGCCAAGATGGAGAAGGCTGCCAATGCCAGGAACCGC TTTTTGCAGAATGATGGAGAAAGCCAGGACATCTATGACTGCTACCTAACTCAGGCTGAAATCCAGGGCAACATCAACCATGTCAATG TCCATGGGGCTCTAGAAGTTGTTGATGATGCCCTGGAAAGACAGAGCCCTGAGGCCTTGCTTGAGGCCCTTCAAGACCCTGTCCTGGCCCTGCAAGGAGTGAGCAGAGACTTTGCAGACTGGTACCTGGAACAGCTGAGCTCAGACAGAGAGCAGAAAGCACAG gAGCTGGGCCTGGTGGAGCTTCTGGAAAAGGAGGAGGTCCAAGCTGGTGTGGCTGCAGCCAACATAAAGGGTGATCAGGAGCAAGCCA tGCTCCAGGCTGTGCAGAGGATCAACAAAGCCATCCGGAGGGGCGTGGCAGCTGACACCGTGAAGGAGCTGATGTGCCCGGAAGCCCAGCTGCCTCCAGTGTACCCCTTTGCATCAGCTGTGTACCAGCAGGAGCTGGCAGTGCTCCAGCGGCAGCAGCAGGGG GAGCTTGGCCAGGAGGAGCTCTTCGTGGCCGTGGAGATGCTCTCAGCCGTGGTCCTGATCAACCGAGctctggaggccagggatgccagCAGCTTCTGGAGCAGTCTGGTGAACCCCGCCACAGGGCTGGCCGAGGTGGAAGGAGAGAATGCTCAACG GTACTTTGATACTCTGGTGAAGCTGCAACAGGTGCATGGAATGGATGGGGCCTTCCTGAGCTGGAATGATCTTCAGGCCACCGTGAGTCAGGTCAACGCCCGGATCCAGGAAGAGACCAATC AGGTCCTTGCGGTCAGCCTCATCAATGAGGCTCTGGAACAGAACAACCCTGAAAAGACCCTCTCCTCCCTTCTGCTTCCTGCGGCTGGCCTGGACGATGTCAGCCTTCCTGTTGCCCCTCGGTACCATCTCCTCCTCGTGGCGGCCAAAAAGCAGAAGGCCCAG GTGACAGGGGATCCTGGAGCTGTGCTATGGCTGGAAGAGATCCGCCAGGAAGTGGTTAGAGCCAACCAGGACACAAACACAGCTCAGAGGA TGGCTCTTGGTGTGGCCGCCATCAATCAGGCCATCAAGGAGGGCAAGGCAGCCCAGACAGAACGGGTGTTAAGGAACCCCTCCGTGGGCCTCCGATGGGTGGTTCCTGACTGTGCTGATGGGTACCAGCGAGTCCTGGAAGATGCCATGGCAAAGAAGCGGCGCCCAG GGGATACAGCGCTCTGGGTTCAACATGACATGAAGGATGGTACCGCCTACTACTTCCATCTGCAGACCTTCCAGGGGACCTGGGAGCGACCCCCCAGCTGCCGCCTCAACACCTCCCACCTGACTCGGGAGGAGATCCAG TTGGTCGTCACCAAGATCACCGCTGCCCACGACCGCCAACAGCTCTGGAAGGCCAATGTGGGCTTCATTATCCGGCTCCAGGCCCGCCTCCGCGGCTTCCTCGTTCGGCAGAAGTTTGCTGAACGTTCCCACTTTCTGAGGACCTGGCTCCCAGCAATCATCAAAATCCAG GCTCATTGGCGGGGTTACAGACAGCGGAAGATTTACCTGGAACGGTTGCAGTATTTAAAAGCAAACACGAATGCTGTAATCAAG ATCCAGGCTTGGGCCCGGATGTGGGCAGCTCGGAGGCGATACCGGAGGCGTCTGGGCTACTTCCAGAAGAAT GTTAACTCCATCGTGAAGATCCAGGCATTTTTCCGAGCCAGGAAAGCCCGGGATGACTACAGGATGTTAG TCCGCGCGCCCCATCCCCCTCTCAGCGTGGTACGCAGATTTGCCCACCTCTTGAATCAAAGCCACCAGGACTTCTTGGCTGAGGCAGAGCTGCTGAAGCTCCAGGAAGAGGTGGTCAGGAAGATCCGGTCCAATCAGCAGCTGGAGCAGGACCTCAATCTCATGGACATCAAGATTGGCCTGCTGGTGAAGAATCGGATCACCCTGCAG GAAGTGGTCTCCCACTGCAAGAAGCTGACCAAGAAGAATAAGGAACAGCTGTCAGATATGATGGTTCTGGACAAGCAGAAGGGATTAAAGTCGCTGAGCAAAGAGAAACGGCAGAAACTAGAAGCTTACCAACACCTCTTCTACCTGCTCCAG ACTCAACCCATCTACCTGGCCAAGCTGATCTTTCAGATGCCGCAGAACAAAACCACCAAGTTCATGGAATCAGTGATTTTCAGTCTATACAACTATGCCTCCAACCGCCGAGAGGCCTATCTCCTGCTCCAGTTGTTCAAGACAGCACTCCAGGAGGAAATCAA GTCGAAGGTGGAGCAGCCCCAGGACATGGTGACAGGCAACCCAACGGTGGTGAGGCTGGTGGTGAGATTCTATCGTAACGGGAGGGGGCAGAGTGCCCTGCGGGAGATCCTGGGCAAGGTGATCCAGGATGTGCTGGAGGACAAGATGCTCAGCATCCACACAGACCCTGTCCACCTCTACAAGAGCTGGATCAACCAGACCGAGGCCCAGACAGGGCAGCGCAG CCACCTCCCCTATGACATCACCCCAGAGCAGGCCTTGAGCCACCCCGAGGTCCAGAGACGACTGGACATCTCCCTCCGCAACCTCCTTGCCATGACCGATAAGTTCCTTGCAGCCATCATCTCATCTGTGGACCAAATTCC GTATGGGATGCGATATGTGGCCAAGGTCCTGAAGACAACTCTGGCAGAGAAGTTCCCCGACGCCACAGAGAATGAGGTCTATAAG GTCGTAGGGAACCTCCTGTACTACCGCTTCCTGAACCCGGCTGTAGTGGCCCCCGACGCCTTCGACATTGTGGCCATGGCAGCAGGCGGCGCCCTGGCCACCCCCCAGCGTCACgccctgggggctgtggctcaACTCCTGCAGCACGCTGCAGCTGGCAAGGCCTTCTCCAGGGAGAGCCAGCACCTGCGGGTCTTGAATGACTATCTGGAGGAGACACACCTCAAGTTCAG GAGGTTCATCTGCCGAGCCTGCCACGTGCCAGAGCCAGAAGAGCGCTTTGCGATGGATGAGTACTCAGACATGGTGGCTGTGGCCAAACCTGTGGTGTACATCACCGTGGGGGAGCTGGTCAACACGCACAGG CTGTTGCTAGAACACCAGGACTGGATCGCCCCTGATCACTGCGACCCCCTGCACGAGCTCCTGGAGGACCTTGGGGAGCTGCCCACCGTCCCTGACCTCATCG GGGAAAACGTAGCTGCGGATGGGAACGTGGATCTGAGCAAGCTAGAAGTGTCCCTGACACTGACCAACAAGTTTGAAGGGCTAGAGACAGATGCTGACGACACCAATGCCCGGAGcctgcttctgag CACCAAGCAGATGCTGGCTGACATCATGCAGGTCCACTCTGGGGATTCCCTCAAGGAGATCCTGTCCCTCTCGGCCTCCAGAGAGCAG GAAGCAGCCCACAAGCGGCTGATGTGCCGACGCCAGGCCTGTGAAGCCCAGACCCCAGAGTCGCTGCGACGACACCGCTCGCTGACAGCCCACTCCCTCCTGCCGCTGGCAGAGAAGCAACGGCGTGTCCTGCGGAACCTGCGCCGACTCGAGGGCCTGGGTTTGGTCAGCGCCAGCGACAGCTACCAGGGGCTGGTAGATGAACTGGCCAAG GACATCCGCAACCAGCGCAGGCACCGGCAGCGGCGGAAGGCAGAGCTGGTGAAGCTCCAGGCCACGTTCCAGGCCCTGAGCACTAAGACCACCTTTTATGAGGAGCAGGGCGACTACTACAGCCAGTACATCCGGGCCTGCCTGGACCACCTGGCCCCCAGCTCCAA GAGTtctgggaaagggaagaagcagcCATCTCTCCATTACACTGCTGCCCAGCTCCTGGAGAAGGGTGTCTTGGTGGAAATTGAAGATCTTCCCACCTCTCA CTTCAGAAATGTGATCTTTGACATCACCCCTGGAGATGAGGCAGGAAAGTTCGAAGTAAATGCCAGGTTCCTGGGTGTGGACATGGAGCGATTTCAGCTTCACTATCAG gACCTCCTGCAGCTCCAGTACGAGGGTGTGGCTGTCATGAAACTCTTCAACAAGGCCAAGGTCAACGTCAAccttctcatcttcctcctcaACAAGAAATTCTTGCGGAAGTGA